ACGGCCTGGAACTCCTCCCACAGCGGAGCCGGGTAGGAGCGCTGCCAGCGCGTGCTTCCGTCGCCGGCATCGAGAGCCACGACGACCTCCAGTTGCTCGGGATCCTTTCGATAAAGCGTGTAGAGCGTCCCCTCCGCCACGGCGATGGCCGAGGTGCCTTCCCCTAGAGGACGCCGCCAGAGACAGCGCGGCCCCTCTTCCGGCCACTGCTCGGCCAAAGGCGCCCCCTCAACCTGGAAGTTGCGCTGAGGACCTCCCCATTGAGGCCACTGGGCCCACAGGGCCGAGTGAGTCAGCAGCACGAGCAGAGCGACATGCCATGCCGGCGTCAGAAGATGTGTCGAATGCCGGGCAGCGAAAGGCGCACGACGGGTCAGGCGTAGGTCGGCCATAACAGCTTCTCCTTTCAATCGCCGCGGACGTTATTGCTTTTCGGGCATGGAGCGCCCCAGGGACTGAGCGGCTTGACGGGCCTGGCTGGGTCCCAGCAGGTTTCCGACCAGGATAAGAGACGCGTCCAGCGCACTGTCGGCAGAGGTGGCGGTGATGAATTTTCCGCTTTCCACCCAGGGCTTGTCGTGGCGGTAGTGAGCTGCTTCCTTGAGCTGGAAGTATTCGATCAGGCGCGAAAGGTTCTCGTCGAGGGCCGCTTCCCTGCCCTCCAGCAGACCGGCCTTGGCCAGGATGGCGACGCCGGTCCCTATCCCCAGCACCGCTTCCGCCTCCTCTCCCGCCTTGCGGACCCAGGACATGGCGGCTTCATCCTCGAGAATGTCCATGTCCCCGCCCGCCACCACCAGAACTTGCGGCAGGGGAGCATCGGAGATCGAATGACGCGCTTTGACCTGAAAAAGCTCGCGCGAGTAAAGCGCTCCCTGGCTTTCCCGGGTGTCGCCGGCGCCCACCGTATAGGTGAAGAATCCCCGGCTGGCCAGAAAGACCTGAGCCGGCCCCGCCACCTGAGTCATGGGCACCCTGGGAGAAAGCAGTACAGCCGCCTGCAGCAGGTCGCGCTTGTCGATCAAGTTCATCCCGCAAACGGGACACTGCCCCGGTTCCTTGTGGTGCAGGTGATCGCAGTGAATGCCGCAAGGCGGACAAACGTAGACCACGTCGTCCTGCTCTTTCTCCTCTTCTGTCCCCCTGAAACCGAAGCCGACGGTCAAGACAGCGGCAATAATTCCCAA
This genomic interval from Acidobacteriota bacterium contains the following:
- a CDS encoding DJ-1/PfpI family protein — encoded protein: MGIIAAVLTVGFGFRGTEEEKEQDDVVYVCPPCGIHCDHLHHKEPGQCPVCGMNLIDKRDLLQAAVLLSPRVPMTQVAGPAQVFLASRGFFTYTVGAGDTRESQGALYSRELFQVKARHSISDAPLPQVLVVAGGDMDILEDEAAMSWVRKAGEEAEAVLGIGTGVAILAKAGLLEGREAALDENLSRLIEYFQLKEAAHYRHDKPWVESGKFITATSADSALDASLILVGNLLGPSQARQAAQSLGRSMPEKQ